One Roseomonas gilardii subsp. gilardii genomic region harbors:
- a CDS encoding aminotransferase class I/II-fold pyridoxal phosphate-dependent enzyme: protein MTQSFGLSTTARLALLQRLAKRRAHQDETRGGQGAAHGTGKEPGAMPRSRFADLPGMRDFALMQTAVEALALESPFFRPHAGVAGARTTIGHGRYLNFSSYNYLGLNGDPRVTGAAKTAIDRYGVSPSASRLVSGERPVHAELESLLAENYGAEAALCMVSGHATNVTVIGHLMGARDVIVHDAAIHNSCTEGARLSGARRIPFAHNDWRAAERALSGARCAAGRALLVIEGHYSMDGDVPDLARFVEIARRHDAWLMVDEAHSLGVLGPTGRGIFEAQGVDPSGVDIWMGTLSKTLSGCGGFIAAQRDLIEWLRHTAPGFVYSVGLAPNLAAAASESLRIMRAEPWRVEKLQHNARYFRDRARAMGFDTGSSEGHSIVPVITGSSVKAARLSVAMFERGVNVQPIVFPAVPEQAARLRFFLCSEHEAADLDRALEALADAMASLAPLEVPG from the coding sequence ATGACCCAGTCCTTCGGCCTCTCCACCACCGCCCGGCTGGCGCTGCTGCAGCGCCTGGCCAAGCGGCGCGCGCACCAGGACGAGACGCGGGGTGGCCAGGGGGCGGCACATGGGACGGGGAAGGAGCCGGGGGCCATGCCCCGCAGCCGCTTCGCCGACCTGCCCGGCATGCGCGACTTCGCGCTGATGCAGACGGCGGTGGAGGCGCTGGCGCTGGAAAGCCCCTTCTTCCGCCCCCATGCCGGCGTGGCGGGCGCCCGGACCACCATCGGCCATGGCCGCTACCTCAACTTCTCCTCCTACAACTACCTGGGGCTGAACGGCGATCCGCGCGTCACCGGCGCGGCCAAGACGGCGATCGACCGCTACGGCGTCTCCCCCTCCGCCTCCCGCCTCGTGTCCGGCGAGCGCCCGGTCCATGCCGAGCTCGAATCCCTGCTGGCGGAGAACTACGGCGCCGAGGCGGCGCTCTGCATGGTCTCCGGCCATGCCACCAACGTCACCGTCATCGGCCACCTGATGGGCGCGCGCGACGTCATCGTCCACGACGCGGCCATCCACAATTCCTGCACCGAGGGCGCCCGCCTTTCCGGTGCCCGCCGCATCCCCTTCGCCCACAACGACTGGCGCGCCGCCGAGCGTGCCCTCTCCGGCGCCCGCTGCGCCGCAGGCCGCGCCCTGCTGGTGATCGAGGGGCACTACTCCATGGATGGCGACGTCCCCGACCTCGCCCGCTTCGTGGAGATCGCCCGCCGCCACGACGCCTGGCTCATGGTGGACGAGGCCCATTCCCTCGGCGTGCTCGGCCCCACCGGCCGCGGCATCTTCGAGGCGCAGGGCGTCGATCCCTCCGGCGTCGATATCTGGATGGGCACGCTCAGCAAGACCCTGTCCGGCTGCGGCGGCTTCATCGCGGCGCAGCGCGACCTGATCGAATGGCTGCGCCACACCGCGCCGGGCTTCGTCTATTCCGTCGGCCTGGCGCCCAACCTGGCCGCCGCCGCCAGCGAATCCCTGCGCATCATGCGGGCCGAGCCCTGGCGCGTGGAGAAGCTCCAGCACAACGCCCGCTATTTCCGCGACCGTGCCCGCGCCATGGGCTTCGACACGGGCTCCTCCGAGGGCCATTCCATCGTGCCCGTCATCACCGGCTCCTCGGTGAAGGCCGCGCGCCTGTCCGTTGCGATGTTCGAGCGTGGCGTGAACGTGCAGCCCATTGTCTTTCCCGCCGTGCCGGAACAGGCCGCCCGCCTGCGCTTCTTCCTCTGTTCCGAGCACGAGGCGGCGGATCTGGACCGCGCGCTGGAGGCCCTGGCCGATGCCATGGCCAGCCTCGCGCCGCTGGAGGTCCCGGGCTGA
- a CDS encoding capsule biosynthesis protein — translation MNAIATARAGTPPPGHKSFLFLQGPISPFFRMVGAELRALGHDVLRVNLNAGDWLIWRGPDAVNYRGRPADWPAWFEALCEERQATDLVLLGEQRPLHKAAIAIARRRGMRVVATDFGYIRPDWIVLERDGMNAESRFPRDPETIVEMGRNLPPPDLVVHHRDSFPRQAAWDIAYHLTAMLRWPFPHHRSHQLYHPIPVYAGTLLRLLTRRHDNRRADAIVRALQGKATLFLFAMQMETDFSLRAYSHYPDLDTAMEEVVESFARCAPAGAKLLVKVHPLDPGIKRWKRRVRRIAGRHGVGDRVLYLGGGNLGHITESVQGVVTVNSTVGLRALIDNLPTHALGQAIYKIPGLTHAGPLDAFWRDPPRPDMALREGFLRGIAHCLHIRGVYYAKEGLAVAVRQATHRLHHGLLNAPVLDFTAAPALPPLAAPPVGAATNPLAESLPHRAEAPVPVPSR, via the coding sequence ATGAACGCCATCGCCACCGCCCGCGCCGGCACCCCGCCGCCCGGGCACAAGTCCTTCCTGTTCCTGCAAGGGCCGATCAGCCCCTTCTTCCGCATGGTCGGCGCGGAGCTTCGCGCCCTCGGCCATGACGTGCTGCGCGTGAACCTCAATGCCGGCGACTGGCTGATCTGGCGCGGCCCCGACGCCGTGAACTACCGTGGCCGCCCCGCGGACTGGCCCGCCTGGTTCGAGGCGCTCTGCGAGGAGCGGCAGGCCACCGACCTCGTGCTGCTGGGCGAGCAGCGCCCCCTGCACAAGGCCGCCATCGCCATCGCCCGCCGCCGCGGGATGCGAGTCGTGGCCACGGATTTCGGCTATATCCGCCCCGACTGGATCGTCCTGGAACGCGACGGCATGAATGCCGAAAGCCGCTTCCCGCGCGATCCGGAAACCATCGTCGAGATGGGTCGCAACCTGCCGCCGCCCGATCTCGTCGTGCATCACCGCGACAGCTTCCCGCGCCAGGCCGCCTGGGACATCGCCTATCACCTCACGGCGATGCTGCGCTGGCCCTTTCCGCACCACCGCAGCCACCAGCTCTACCACCCGATCCCGGTCTATGCGGGCACGCTGCTGCGCCTGCTGACCCGCCGCCACGACAACCGCCGCGCCGATGCCATCGTGCGCGCACTGCAGGGCAAGGCGACGCTCTTCCTCTTCGCCATGCAGATGGAGACGGATTTCTCCCTGCGGGCCTATTCCCACTATCCCGACCTCGACACGGCGATGGAGGAGGTGGTGGAATCCTTCGCCCGCTGCGCGCCCGCCGGGGCGAAGCTGCTGGTCAAGGTCCATCCGCTCGATCCCGGCATCAAGCGCTGGAAGCGCCGTGTCCGCCGCATCGCCGGCCGCCATGGCGTTGGCGACCGCGTGCTCTATCTGGGCGGCGGCAATCTCGGCCACATCACGGAAAGCGTGCAGGGCGTGGTCACCGTCAACAGCACCGTCGGCCTGCGTGCCCTGATCGACAACCTGCCCACCCACGCGCTGGGCCAGGCGATCTACAAGATCCCCGGCCTCACCCATGCCGGGCCGCTCGACGCCTTCTGGCGCGACCCGCCCCGCCCCGACATGGCGCTGCGCGAGGGCTTCCTGCGCGGCATCGCCCATTGCCTGCACATCCGCGGTGTCTACTACGCGAAGGAAGGTCTCGCCGTGGCCGTCCGCCAGGCCACCCACCGCCTGCACCACGGGTTGCTGAACGCCCCCGTGCTGGACTTCACCGCCGCGCCCGCCCTGCCACCCCTCGCCGCCCCGCCTGTCGGCGCCGCCACCAACCCGCTCGCCGAATCCCTGCCGCACCGGGCCGAGGCGCCGGTTCCGGTCCCGTCGCGATAG
- a CDS encoding GNAT family N-acetyltransferase codes for MPLLFESRRVFDPGFNTALGEWRIARFLALRGPLADPEPVGRICAALPRDGSTGGIGHFGFLACEEDPATLGALLRAAAAQLAAWGATALRGPFSFSVNHEIGLRVEGGEAPMLRMPRNPAWLPPLLEEAGVPLGLRREKDVLACTLDVATETHRARFASLQALWPERARLRIRPHDPWRLGEEVGLIRALYNDAWAENWAAQPVTEAEADTMRRLLRPLLASGRVLFAEWDGEPIGLCAVVPNLEEVSHRLGGRLWPSGWLGMAGALAGRTASARIPLLGIRRAFRRSQVSHMAVGALLSEAIALAERRGWHRLEVSWVLEDNAPMLAAMTRLRAPVTGRWRVWHAPLEAAPPA; via the coding sequence GTGCCCCTGCTCTTCGAGAGCCGCCGCGTCTTCGACCCCGGCTTCAACACCGCCCTGGGCGAATGGCGCATCGCCCGTTTCCTGGCCCTGCGCGGCCCCCTGGCTGACCCCGAGCCGGTGGGCCGCATCTGCGCCGCCCTGCCGCGTGACGGCTCCACCGGCGGCATCGGCCATTTCGGTTTCCTGGCCTGCGAGGAAGACCCCGCCACCCTGGGCGCCCTGCTCCGGGCCGCCGCCGCACAACTCGCCGCCTGGGGCGCCACCGCCCTGCGCGGCCCCTTCTCCTTCTCGGTGAACCACGAGATCGGGCTGCGCGTCGAAGGCGGCGAGGCACCGATGCTGCGCATGCCGCGCAACCCCGCCTGGCTGCCGCCCCTGCTGGAGGAAGCCGGCGTCCCGCTCGGCCTGCGGCGGGAGAAGGACGTCCTCGCCTGCACGCTGGACGTCGCCACCGAGACCCACCGCGCCCGCTTCGCCTCCCTCCAGGCCCTCTGGCCGGAACGCGCCCGGCTCCGCATCCGCCCGCACGACCCCTGGCGGCTGGGCGAGGAGGTCGGGCTGATCCGCGCGCTCTACAACGATGCCTGGGCGGAGAACTGGGCCGCACAGCCGGTCACGGAAGCCGAGGCGGACACGATGCGCCGCCTGCTGCGCCCGCTGCTCGCCTCCGGCCGCGTGCTCTTCGCCGAATGGGACGGGGAGCCGATCGGCCTTTGCGCCGTGGTGCCGAACCTGGAGGAAGTCTCCCACCGGCTTGGTGGCCGCCTCTGGCCCTCCGGCTGGCTTGGCATGGCCGGTGCCCTCGCCGGCCGCACCGCCTCCGCCCGCATCCCCCTGCTCGGCATCCGCCGCGCCTTCCGCCGCAGCCAGGTCTCCCACATGGCGGTCGGCGCGCTGCTGTCCGAGGCCATCGCCCTGGCGGAACGCCGTGGCTGGCACCGCCTCGAAGTCTCCTGGGTCCTGGAGGACAACGCTCCGATGCTGGCCGCGATGACGCGGCTGCGCGCCCCCGTGACCGGGCGCTGGCGCGTCTGGCATGCGCCGCTGGAGGCAGCCCCTCCCGCATGA
- a CDS encoding type I polyketide synthase: protein MQQKVVPIAIVGAACRFPGAPDLESFWRLMAEGRDAVSTLPEDRFSQRRFHHPRKGEPGRAYTFAAGHLGDVAGFDARAFGLSPREVAEADPQQRLLLEVAAEAIEDSGLPASSLAGRPVGVWIGGSSTDYAELRLSDPSGADRYFMTGNTLSILANRLTNVFDLRGPAQTVDTACSSALVALHHALRALAHGDAEMALVGGVQLLLSPYAFMGFSRASMLSPTGRCRAFDAAADGYVRAEGAGMVLLKPLDRALADGDRVRAVLLASGVNSAGRTIGLSLPSGEAQAELMARVMREAGVEPEQFGYFEAHGTGTQAGDPIETWAIGEAIAKRRRAPLPVGSVKTNIGHTEPASGMAGLLKAMLVLERRSIPPSLHFSAPNPNIPFDRLNLRVPVTEEPLRLGGRPARRRGDPAPVVGVNSFGFGGTNASVILAAAPVEAEAPEAGQAAPAAAPAVPLPPLLLSARSPAALRLLARRWQERLAETPDGDLPALLRGAARHRDLQPQRLALRGRTAAELAAALADWTEGRDNPAATEGQAPPPAIASAPGAPAIPAGGLAFVFSGNGSQFPGMAREALAASPALRAGLEEADAALAPLLGWSPAARLAEGGSEAEVAGTDIAQPLLFAIQAALLRALAGEGLSPALVFGHSVGEAAAALAAGILDMDQAARLVVARSAAQHRTRGQGRMAALALPPEEAAPLLAEAGPGLEIAARNAPRAVTVAGPAGAIARLAELAKAQRASCVPLDLDYAFHSAAMEPVREALLGALGTMAPRPGAIPFISTVTGAPMPGGAADAEYWWRNLRAPVRFAEATAAALGQGARLFLEIGPNPVLQSYLREGARAAGLTAGVIVSLSRRDRPEAFPGGDPIPAIADRATTRGADPRGGMLFQGPARRDLPLTPFARERHWLGMTAESEHLHDAPRDHPLLGERRDPEPRLWSREFDTLLEPWLADHRLGGEPVLPGAAMLEMALAAAALRFPEAPALEVATFQILRPLPLSDSEARQVRLRLADDGIVTLESRRRLAETAWTLHARGRLGEAGEAALPDTPALALAAPDEMAGAEITAFAARLGLDYGPAFRPLVSVAAEDGQAVLRLALPEAAPPDEGFHLHPVRLDGALQGLIGLLAPQFPARADALPEGEALVPVRFERLVFRRDAAPAESAELRLSSLGERSAEATLLLRDAAGQAVAFAQGVTLQRLRLTRGEEAPLRAFRLEDVPVADPSLPPPEPALAAALAAALRADERLDLSESALLLEGWAAALAQRALSVPPATGSFAPSAPATPWRAGCGRPWRRTGWPAMTAPAGACCRRRRCLRPRRSGSPSWPNSPPWRMTSHGSLWRRNTCRTASPAMFPPCRWPRPTSPAARTAWPRPRLPRPPRWPPPGPPTGRCACSTSAAPR, encoded by the coding sequence GTGCAACAAAAAGTTGTCCCGATCGCCATCGTCGGGGCGGCCTGCCGCTTCCCCGGGGCGCCGGACCTGGAATCCTTCTGGCGCCTGATGGCGGAAGGCCGCGACGCGGTCTCCACCCTGCCGGAAGACCGCTTCTCCCAGCGCCGTTTCCATCATCCGCGCAAGGGCGAGCCCGGCCGGGCCTATACCTTCGCCGCCGGGCATCTGGGCGACGTCGCCGGCTTCGACGCGCGCGCCTTCGGCCTGTCCCCGCGCGAGGTCGCGGAGGCCGACCCGCAGCAGCGCCTGCTGCTGGAGGTCGCGGCCGAGGCCATCGAGGATTCCGGTCTGCCCGCCAGCAGCCTGGCCGGGCGCCCGGTCGGCGTCTGGATCGGCGGCTCCTCCACCGACTATGCCGAGCTGCGGCTTTCCGACCCCTCTGGGGCGGACCGCTACTTCATGACCGGCAACACCCTGTCGATCCTGGCCAACCGGCTCACCAACGTCTTCGACCTGCGCGGCCCGGCCCAGACGGTGGACACGGCCTGCTCCTCCGCCCTGGTGGCGCTGCACCACGCGCTGCGCGCCCTGGCCCATGGCGATGCCGAGATGGCGCTGGTGGGTGGTGTGCAGCTCCTGCTCTCGCCCTATGCCTTCATGGGCTTCTCCCGGGCCTCGATGCTCTCGCCCACCGGCAGGTGCCGCGCCTTCGACGCCGCCGCCGACGGCTATGTCCGGGCCGAGGGCGCGGGCATGGTGCTGCTGAAGCCGCTCGATCGCGCCCTGGCCGATGGCGACCGGGTGCGCGCCGTGCTGCTCGCCTCCGGCGTCAACAGCGCTGGCCGCACCATTGGCCTGTCCCTGCCCAGCGGGGAGGCCCAGGCCGAGCTGATGGCCCGGGTGATGCGCGAGGCCGGGGTGGAGCCGGAGCAGTTCGGTTATTTCGAGGCGCATGGCACGGGCACCCAGGCGGGCGACCCGATCGAGACCTGGGCGATCGGCGAGGCCATCGCGAAGCGCCGCCGCGCGCCGCTGCCCGTGGGGTCGGTGAAGACCAATATCGGCCATACTGAGCCCGCCTCCGGCATGGCCGGGCTGCTCAAGGCGATGCTGGTGCTGGAGCGCCGCTCCATCCCGCCCAGCCTGCATTTCTCCGCCCCCAACCCGAACATCCCCTTCGACCGGCTGAACCTGCGTGTGCCGGTGACGGAGGAGCCGCTGCGCCTCGGCGGCCGCCCGGCCCGCCGGCGCGGGGACCCGGCACCGGTGGTGGGCGTGAATTCCTTCGGCTTCGGCGGCACCAATGCCTCGGTGATCCTGGCCGCCGCGCCGGTGGAGGCGGAAGCGCCGGAGGCAGGGCAGGCCGCCCCCGCCGCGGCACCCGCCGTGCCGCTGCCGCCCCTGCTGCTCTCCGCCCGTTCCCCTGCCGCGCTGCGCCTCCTGGCCAGACGCTGGCAGGAGCGCCTGGCGGAAACCCCGGACGGGGACCTGCCCGCCCTGCTGCGCGGCGCCGCCCGGCACCGCGACCTGCAGCCGCAGCGTCTCGCCCTGCGCGGACGCACCGCCGCGGAACTCGCCGCCGCCCTGGCCGACTGGACGGAGGGCCGCGACAACCCCGCCGCCACCGAGGGCCAGGCCCCCCCGCCCGCCATCGCCTCCGCCCCCGGCGCTCCCGCGATTCCGGCGGGCGGCCTCGCCTTCGTCTTCTCCGGCAACGGCTCGCAATTCCCCGGCATGGCGCGAGAGGCCCTGGCCGCCAGCCCCGCCCTGCGCGCCGGGTTGGAGGAAGCCGATGCCGCCCTGGCACCGCTGCTCGGCTGGTCGCCCGCCGCCCGCCTCGCCGAAGGGGGCTCCGAGGCGGAGGTCGCCGGCACCGACATCGCCCAGCCGCTGCTCTTCGCCATCCAGGCCGCCCTGCTGCGCGCCCTGGCGGGGGAGGGGCTGAGCCCCGCCCTGGTGTTCGGCCATTCGGTCGGCGAGGCCGCCGCCGCGCTCGCCGCCGGCATCCTGGACATGGACCAGGCCGCGCGCCTCGTGGTGGCCCGCTCCGCCGCGCAGCACCGCACCCGCGGGCAGGGCCGCATGGCCGCCCTGGCCCTGCCGCCCGAGGAAGCCGCGCCGCTGCTGGCGGAGGCCGGGCCGGGCCTGGAGATCGCCGCCCGCAACGCCCCCCGCGCCGTCACCGTGGCCGGACCCGCCGGGGCCATCGCCCGCCTGGCCGAACTCGCCAAGGCCCAGCGCGCGAGCTGCGTGCCGCTCGACCTCGACTACGCCTTCCATTCCGCCGCCATGGAGCCGGTGCGTGAGGCCCTGCTCGGTGCTCTCGGCACCATGGCGCCGCGCCCCGGAGCCATCCCCTTCATCTCCACCGTCACCGGCGCCCCGATGCCCGGCGGGGCGGCGGATGCGGAATACTGGTGGCGCAACCTGCGCGCCCCCGTGCGCTTCGCCGAGGCCACGGCGGCGGCGCTGGGGCAGGGGGCCCGGCTCTTCCTGGAGATCGGCCCCAACCCGGTCCTGCAATCCTATCTGCGCGAGGGAGCCCGCGCCGCTGGCCTCACCGCCGGGGTGATCGTCAGCCTGTCCCGCCGCGACCGCCCGGAGGCCTTTCCCGGCGGCGACCCCATCCCCGCCATCGCCGACCGCGCCACCACGCGCGGCGCCGACCCGCGCGGCGGCATGCTCTTCCAGGGGCCGGCCCGCCGCGACCTGCCCCTCACGCCCTTCGCGCGGGAACGCCACTGGCTGGGCATGACGGCGGAAAGCGAGCACCTGCACGACGCGCCGCGCGACCACCCCCTGCTCGGCGAGCGACGCGACCCGGAGCCGCGGCTCTGGAGCCGCGAATTCGACACGCTGCTGGAACCCTGGCTGGCCGACCACCGCCTGGGCGGGGAGCCGGTTCTTCCCGGCGCCGCCATGCTGGAAATGGCGCTCGCCGCCGCCGCCCTGCGTTTCCCGGAGGCCCCGGCGCTGGAGGTCGCGACCTTCCAGATCCTGCGCCCCCTGCCGCTCTCCGACAGCGAGGCCCGGCAGGTCCGCCTGCGCCTCGCCGATGACGGCATCGTTACCCTGGAAAGCCGCCGCCGCCTCGCCGAGACCGCCTGGACGCTGCATGCCCGCGGCCGCCTGGGCGAGGCCGGGGAGGCCGCGCTGCCCGATACCCCCGCTTTGGCCCTGGCCGCGCCGGACGAGATGGCGGGGGCGGAGATCACCGCGTTCGCCGCCCGCCTCGGCCTGGATTACGGCCCGGCCTTCCGCCCGCTCGTCTCCGTCGCCGCCGAGGATGGGCAGGCGGTGCTCCGCCTCGCCTTGCCCGAGGCCGCCCCGCCCGACGAGGGCTTCCACCTCCACCCCGTCCGCCTCGATGGCGCGTTGCAGGGGCTGATCGGCCTGCTGGCGCCGCAGTTCCCGGCCCGCGCCGATGCGCTGCCGGAGGGCGAGGCCCTGGTCCCCGTCCGCTTCGAGCGCCTGGTCTTCCGCCGTGACGCCGCCCCGGCGGAGAGCGCGGAACTGCGCCTGTCCAGCCTGGGCGAGCGTTCCGCCGAGGCCACCCTGCTGCTGCGCGACGCCGCCGGCCAGGCGGTGGCCTTCGCCCAGGGCGTGACCCTCCAGCGCCTGCGCCTCACGCGCGGCGAGGAAGCCCCGCTGCGCGCCTTCCGGCTGGAGGATGTGCCGGTCGCCGATCCCTCCCTGCCGCCCCCGGAACCGGCCCTGGCCGCCGCCCTCGCCGCCGCGCTGCGGGCCGACGAACGGCTGGACCTCAGCGAATCCGCCCTGCTGCTCGAAGGCTGGGCCGCCGCCCTGGCGCAGCGCGCGCTGTCCGTCCCGCCCGCCACCGGCTCCTTCGCGCCTTCCGCACCGGCCACCCCCTGGCGGGCAGGCTGTGGCAGGCCCTGGCGGAGGACGGGCTGGCCCGCCATGACGGCACCGGCTGGAGCCTGCTGCCGCAGGAGGAGATGCCTGCGCCCGAGGAGATCTGGCAGTCCGTCCTGGCCGAACAGCCCTCCCTGGCGCATGACCTCGCATGGCTCGCTTTGGCGGCGGAACACCTGCCGGACAGCCTCGCCGGCCATGTTCCCGCCCTGCCGCTGGCCCCGCCCGACCTCGCCGGCGGCCAGGACCGCCTGGCCGAGGCCGCGGCTGCCGCGGCCGCCGCGCTGGCCGCCGCCTGGCCCGCCGACCGGCCGCTGCGCGTGCTCGACCTCGGCGGCGCCGCGCTGA
- a CDS encoding type I polyketide synthase yields MPDLAPRRILLDTALEPGAAAARLLPELLAPGAEPELLIEPAARRAPRLRPGAADPHPPGAPARLAVRQPGQLGTLAWEPLPPDRHAPLDQGLVQGEIAVRVEAAGLNFRDLMWAQGLLPEETLRDGFAGPGLGMEFAGVVEAVGPGTALRPGARVFGFAPRALASHAVTRAEAVAPMPEGMGFAAAATAPVAFLTALWSLEACARLQPGERVLVHGGAGAVGLAALQVARAAGAEVAMTAGTEAKRAFLRAAGADLVLDSRDAGFADHLRRHWPDGVDVVLNSLAGEAMERSIALLRPWGRFVELGKRDYAEDRRIALRPFRRNISYFGVDVDQLPAARPGEAQRLIESLRDRLSRGELIPLPRLTRRAEEVEDAFRLLQASAQIGKIVILPPRHQAEEKPGWAPPEGIILVTGGTGGFGLECAKWLAASGAGRLALVSRRGPATPGIEAALVALGALGARASAHACDAADPQALAALLDMLRREGPIAGVVHAAAVFDDGALASLGAPRFAAVLGPKLRAALNLDRLTRRDPLELFLLFSSATTPLGNPGQGNYVAANAGLEALARARRAAGLPALAVGWGPIADAGILARESDTAATLARRLGVEPMASREALDSLPALLSGERPVVHLARLGWRRLGAALPVLREPAFALVREAGGTGAEVGDMRAHLATLPPEEARALLVRIGAEELGRILRLPPESLAADTPVARLGLDSLGGLELRGALEQRLGLSVPLAGVTDDLTLGSLAARVVDGLRGGGEEAQVAMLLEHFEPSRLPEDAVQDAVPGTAASAAPPAPSPTPIAAFPPARRRLAPPAASP; encoded by the coding sequence ATGCCGGACCTCGCCCCGCGCCGCATCCTGCTGGACACCGCCCTGGAACCAGGCGCGGCGGCGGCCCGCCTGCTGCCGGAACTTCTCGCCCCGGGCGCGGAGCCCGAGCTGCTGATCGAGCCCGCTGCCCGCCGTGCCCCGCGCCTGCGCCCCGGCGCCGCCGATCCGCACCCGCCCGGCGCCCCGGCCCGCCTCGCCGTGCGCCAGCCGGGGCAGCTCGGCACCCTGGCCTGGGAACCTCTGCCGCCGGACCGGCATGCCCCGCTCGACCAGGGACTCGTCCAGGGCGAGATCGCCGTGCGTGTCGAGGCCGCCGGGCTGAACTTCCGCGACCTGATGTGGGCCCAGGGTCTGCTGCCGGAGGAAACCCTGCGCGACGGTTTCGCCGGGCCTGGCCTGGGCATGGAATTCGCGGGCGTGGTGGAGGCCGTGGGCCCCGGCACCGCGCTGCGCCCCGGCGCCCGTGTCTTCGGCTTCGCCCCGCGCGCGCTCGCCTCCCATGCCGTGACCCGGGCCGAGGCGGTGGCGCCGATGCCGGAGGGCATGGGCTTCGCCGCCGCCGCCACCGCCCCCGTGGCCTTCCTCACCGCCCTCTGGTCGCTGGAGGCCTGCGCCCGCCTCCAGCCCGGCGAGCGCGTGCTGGTCCATGGCGGCGCCGGGGCGGTCGGCCTCGCCGCGCTGCAGGTCGCCCGCGCCGCCGGGGCCGAGGTGGCGATGACCGCCGGCACCGAGGCCAAGCGCGCCTTCCTGCGCGCCGCCGGGGCCGATCTGGTGCTGGACAGCCGCGATGCCGGCTTCGCCGACCACCTCCGCCGCCACTGGCCGGACGGGGTGGACGTGGTGCTCAACAGCCTGGCCGGGGAGGCGATGGAACGCTCCATCGCCCTGCTGCGCCCCTGGGGCCGCTTCGTCGAGCTGGGCAAGCGCGACTATGCGGAGGACCGCCGCATCGCGCTCCGTCCCTTCCGCCGCAACATCAGCTATTTCGGCGTGGATGTGGACCAGCTTCCGGCCGCCCGGCCGGGCGAGGCCCAGCGGCTGATCGAGAGCCTGCGCGACCGCCTGTCGCGCGGCGAACTGATCCCACTGCCCCGCCTGACCCGCCGGGCGGAGGAGGTGGAGGACGCCTTCCGCCTGCTCCAGGCCAGCGCGCAGATCGGCAAGATCGTGATCCTGCCGCCGCGCCACCAAGCGGAGGAGAAGCCCGGCTGGGCCCCGCCGGAGGGGATCATCCTCGTCACCGGCGGTACCGGCGGCTTCGGCCTGGAATGCGCCAAGTGGCTCGCCGCCAGCGGCGCCGGGCGCCTTGCCCTCGTCTCCCGCCGCGGCCCCGCCACGCCGGGCATCGAGGCCGCGCTGGTGGCCCTGGGTGCCCTGGGCGCCCGCGCCTCCGCCCATGCCTGCGACGCCGCCGATCCCCAGGCCCTGGCCGCGCTGCTGGACATGCTGCGGCGGGAAGGCCCCATCGCCGGCGTGGTCCATGCCGCCGCGGTCTTCGACGACGGCGCCCTGGCCTCGCTCGGCGCGCCGCGCTTCGCCGCCGTGCTGGGCCCCAAGCTGCGGGCGGCGCTGAACCTCGACCGGCTGACGCGGCGCGACCCGCTGGAACTCTTCCTGCTCTTCTCCTCGGCCACCACGCCGCTCGGCAATCCGGGGCAGGGCAACTACGTCGCCGCCAATGCCGGGCTGGAGGCCCTGGCCCGCGCCCGCCGCGCCGCCGGGCTGCCCGCCCTGGCGGTCGGCTGGGGCCCCATCGCCGATGCCGGCATCCTGGCCCGCGAATCCGACACCGCCGCCACCCTGGCCCGCCGCCTGGGCGTGGAGCCCATGGCGTCGCGCGAGGCGCTGGACAGCCTGCCGGCGCTGCTGTCCGGGGAGCGGCCCGTGGTGCATCTCGCCCGGCTCGGCTGGCGCCGCCTGGGCGCCGCCCTGCCGGTGCTGCGCGAGCCCGCCTTCGCCCTGGTGCGGGAGGCGGGCGGGACGGGGGCCGAGGTCGGGGACATGCGCGCCCATCTCGCCACCCTGCCGCCCGAGGAAGCCCGTGCCCTGCTGGTCCGCATCGGCGCCGAGGAACTCGGCCGCATCCTGCGCCTGCCGCCCGAATCCCTGGCCGCCGACACGCCCGTGGCGCGGCTGGGGCTGGACAGCCTGGGCGGGCTGGAACTGCGCGGCGCGCTGGAGCAGCGCCTGGGCCTGTCCGTCCCCCTGGCCGGCGTGACCGACGACCTGACCCTCGGCTCCCTCGCCGCCCGCGTGGTCGATGGCCTGCGCGGCGGCGGCGAGGAAGCCCAGGTCGCCATGCTGCTGGAGCATTTCGAGCCCTCGCGGCTTCCGGAGGATGCTGTGCAGGATGCGGTGCCGGGCACGGCGGCATCCGCCGCGCCGCCGGCGCCATCCCCCACCCCCATCGCGGCCTTCCCGCCGGCGAGGCGCCGCTTGGCGCCCCCGGCGGCCAGCCCCTGA